The following proteins are co-located in the Sphingomonas donggukensis genome:
- a CDS encoding VOC family protein, with product MIFVNLPVEDVAKATAFYEAIGFAKNPKFSNEHASSMVWSDAIYVMLLGRDFYATFTPKPIADARTTSGALYALAFDSKADVDTITEAAIAAGGGEPHGPEDHGFMYSRAFEDLDGNGWGPFWMDPAAAENGPPEHASASDGSAQ from the coding sequence ATGATTTTCGTGAACCTACCGGTCGAGGACGTCGCGAAGGCGACCGCCTTTTACGAAGCGATCGGGTTCGCAAAGAATCCGAAGTTCAGCAACGAGCACGCGTCGTCGATGGTGTGGTCGGATGCGATCTACGTGATGCTGCTCGGCAGGGATTTCTACGCGACCTTCACGCCCAAGCCGATCGCCGACGCCCGCACGACCAGCGGCGCACTTTATGCGCTCGCCTTTGACAGCAAGGCCGACGTCGACACGATCACCGAGGCCGCGATCGCCGCGGGCGGCGGCGAACCGCACGGGCCCGAAGATCACGGCTTCATGTACAGCCGCGCGTTCGAGGACTTGGACGGCAACGGCTGGGGCCCGTTCTGGATGGACCCCGCCGCGGCTGAGAACGGCCCGCCAGAGCACGCGTCCGCGTCCGACGGATCGGCGCAGTGA
- the cobS gene encoding cobaltochelatase subunit CobS, with product MTDIPNTQPDSRETTILDAPDQMKSVRDLFGIDTDMQVPAFSEADERVPDLDPAYVFDGDTTLAILAGFAHNRRVMVQGYHGTGKSTHIEQVAARLNWPCIRINLDAHISRIDLIGRDAIVLKDGQQVTEFREGLLPWALQTPTALVFDEYDAGRPDVMFVIQRVLETEGKLTLLDQNRVIRPNPFFRLFATANTVGLGDTSGLYHGTQQINQGQMDRWNIVVTLNYLPAATEAQIVLAKSGEYDKPGGKEAVDNMVRVADLTRRGFINGDISTVMSPRTVITWAQNTLIFGDVGFAFRLSFLNKCDEAERPMVAEYYQRVFGKDLPESVVAKV from the coding sequence ATGACCGACATCCCCAACACCCAGCCCGACAGCCGCGAGACGACGATCCTCGACGCGCCCGACCAGATGAAGTCGGTGCGCGACCTGTTCGGCATCGATACCGACATGCAGGTGCCGGCGTTCAGCGAGGCCGACGAGCGGGTGCCCGATCTCGACCCCGCATACGTCTTCGACGGCGACACCACGCTCGCGATCCTGGCGGGCTTCGCGCACAATCGGCGGGTGATGGTGCAGGGCTATCACGGCACCGGCAAGTCGACCCACATCGAACAGGTCGCGGCGCGGCTCAACTGGCCGTGCATCCGCATCAACCTGGACGCGCACATCAGCCGCATCGACCTGATCGGGCGCGACGCGATCGTGCTGAAGGACGGGCAGCAGGTCACCGAATTCCGCGAAGGGCTGCTCCCCTGGGCGCTCCAGACCCCGACCGCGCTGGTGTTCGACGAATATGATGCCGGTCGCCCCGACGTGATGTTCGTGATCCAGCGCGTGCTGGAGACCGAGGGGAAGCTGACGCTGCTCGACCAGAACCGCGTAATCCGCCCGAATCCGTTCTTCCGCCTGTTCGCGACCGCCAACACCGTGGGCCTGGGCGACACCAGCGGGCTGTATCACGGCACGCAACAGATCAACCAGGGCCAGATGGACCGCTGGAACATCGTCGTCACGCTCAACTATCTGCCCGCCGCGACCGAGGCGCAGATCGTGCTCGCCAAGTCGGGCGAATATGACAAGCCGGGCGGCAAGGAAGCCGTCGACAACATGGTCCGCGTTGCCGACCTGACGCGCCGCGGCTTCATCAACGGCGACATCTCGACCGTGATGAGCCCGCGCACCGTCATCACCTGGGCACAGAACACGCTGATCTTCGGCGACGTCGGCTTCGCCTTCCGCCTGTCGTTCCTGAACAAGTGCGATGAGGCGGAGCGCCCGATGGTGGCCGAATATTACCAACGCGTGTTTGGCAAGGACTTGCCTGAAAGCGTCGTCGCAAAGGTCTGA
- a CDS encoding winged helix-turn-helix transcriptional regulator, whose translation MRPSEAKRRYDDACAATHGMDIIGERWALPIMRELMLGPRRFGELRRSLPAISANVLTQRLGDLETAGIVRKSKLPPPASVQVYGLTEWGQQAGPVFQALGRWAARSPLHDPTRPFSPVSLMLSLRTMIDVQRAGDLALRLGFRFGDEDFHWTIDRGAVTLGRGLPDDPHIVFGGDPGGVAALVYGGVPLAALEAQGALTVAGDRALAERLRDYFPMPDKAALT comes from the coding sequence GTGCGGCCGAGTGAGGCGAAACGCCGGTACGACGATGCCTGTGCCGCGACCCACGGCATGGACATCATCGGCGAGCGCTGGGCGCTGCCGATCATGCGCGAGCTGATGCTGGGGCCGCGGCGGTTCGGGGAATTGCGCCGCAGCCTGCCCGCGATCAGCGCCAACGTCCTGACGCAACGGCTCGGCGATCTCGAGACTGCGGGCATCGTGCGCAAATCGAAGCTGCCGCCGCCCGCGTCGGTCCAGGTGTACGGACTGACCGAATGGGGGCAGCAGGCGGGACCGGTGTTTCAGGCGCTGGGCCGCTGGGCGGCGCGCAGCCCGCTGCACGACCCGACCCGCCCGTTCAGCCCGGTGTCGCTGATGCTGTCTCTACGCACGATGATCGATGTCCAGCGTGCCGGCGACCTCGCCCTCCGGCTGGGTTTTCGGTTCGGCGACGAGGATTTCCACTGGACGATCGATCGCGGGGCGGTGACGCTCGGGCGGGGATTGCCGGACGATCCGCATATCGTGTTCGGGGGCGATCCCGGCGGGGTGGCGGCGCTGGTCTATGGCGGCGTGCCGCTCGCCGCGCTGGAGGCGCAGGGCGCGCTGACCGTCGCCGGCGACCGCGCGCTGGCCGAGCGGCTGCGCGACTATTTTCCGATGCCCGACAAGGCCGCGCTGACTTGA